A region from the Sandaracinus amylolyticus genome encodes:
- a CDS encoding MYXO-CTERM sorting domain-containing protein, translating into MPRLAPAFVLLLVLACSRSLEPAPASAAPTRDDVVVLSGLEWAPYGGALSVSAPEYRARSRGASVTLEIGSARAAFATRSLRRGDLELASDDAEPQRDHDRLHLARERVVETWRAGGRVLEQSWSFEHAPPGTGPLAVTVAVSGVERATETARGIELAAAGTTILYTHGTWIDANGVRTPVPARWTGSEITLEVPADVLVRSAYPSVLDPLVGAPIAVAEATYVPNAAYHDDTHVVWNGSEYLVVTAVPGSLVRVSPSGTVLAERESPLPSRCSAAYLDQSTSRVVLVGSRVWLFCNGRYVVVEPDGSTSEWVDLPAGVSVADVATDGTHVVIVGSSWNGTDLDVVATRIALDGTILDPTPITVASAPGPQDSPSIAWLGSTFFVTYTDQRYPEGPTDVLGTRLSPAGVVASPDGVPLAASISFAETSAIVTAGPPGDHLLTFHRASGAGHFELHAVRLDDTGAYAGLAIRIDAVPGTRRPARVGSEWLIPFVQSHRLGMVAFAPATGTFRYEALASFSGAQFDPSIASDGTRALLAWHGETSTARLTEQYGDLLVHGAPTMRVPLTTRASESHARVDLVPGGTEYLARFTEGREPYGLAPYTRVVSSEGTPLGAPQYLDTALSAGPLAPGGAGGAYAVATTPYEGAIAFQFLDATGAPIATGTTLPALYSSTVVRDLARGPSGGYVAVASYYAGESGIHAGRFRDDGTPVDSATFSLTLSSANESDPAIGASSGGYLAAWVDTRDGEPNVYGIRLDPNGEVLDRASIAIGVGAERAAVPRVSRCGDGWLVTWTSRSGTSDSSVHWAFVSGAGVPGPVTTIATDDWRNPVRDVIAGWGGTRAVVLWARGDAHGTTEIRGRVIDATGQTIGADFVVAQELVTRFGSLVSNGNDDLQLAYLRTDPRDRVVRSHLRRISVGDALGSACTSSRECGSGTCVDGVCCVSGCGGGAPDCMACSVAAGAAVDGLCGPVRASTVCRTASGACDVADVCDGTSIACPEDAHAEDGTPCLDGDLCNGGEQCAAGVCRSGHPIRCEDFDPCTRDACDPAVGCSWVPDPSCGDAGADAGTDAGSASTDDAGTASDAGADDGGSGNDGGSDDDAGASAGSDAGTDAATHGADGSAPATDDGGVTPADAGGGCGCRVHTANGSASTGLLPLVLVAVALARRRRGGAARR; encoded by the coding sequence ATGCCGCGCCTCGCCCCCGCGTTCGTCCTCCTGCTCGTGCTCGCGTGCAGTCGGTCCCTCGAGCCAGCCCCCGCGAGCGCGGCGCCGACACGAGACGACGTCGTCGTGTTGAGCGGGCTCGAGTGGGCGCCGTACGGCGGCGCGCTCTCGGTGAGCGCACCCGAATACCGCGCCCGCTCGCGTGGCGCATCGGTCACGCTCGAGATCGGCAGCGCGCGTGCGGCGTTCGCGACGCGCTCGCTGCGCCGCGGTGACCTCGAGCTCGCGTCCGACGACGCCGAGCCGCAGCGCGATCACGATCGGCTCCACCTCGCCCGCGAGCGCGTCGTCGAAACGTGGCGAGCTGGGGGGCGCGTGCTCGAGCAGTCCTGGTCCTTCGAGCATGCGCCGCCGGGCACCGGCCCGCTGGCCGTGACCGTCGCGGTCTCGGGCGTCGAGCGCGCGACGGAGACCGCGCGCGGCATCGAGCTCGCGGCGGCCGGCACCACGATCCTCTACACGCACGGCACGTGGATCGACGCGAACGGCGTGCGCACGCCGGTGCCCGCGCGCTGGACCGGTTCGGAGATCACGCTCGAAGTGCCGGCGGACGTCCTCGTGCGCTCCGCGTACCCCTCCGTCCTCGATCCGCTCGTCGGTGCGCCGATCGCGGTGGCCGAGGCGACCTACGTCCCGAACGCCGCGTACCACGACGACACGCACGTCGTCTGGAACGGTAGCGAGTACCTCGTCGTCACGGCGGTGCCCGGCTCTCTCGTGCGCGTGTCGCCCTCGGGCACCGTGCTCGCTGAGCGCGAGAGTCCGCTGCCGTCCCGCTGCTCTGCGGCGTACCTGGACCAGTCGACCTCGCGCGTGGTGCTCGTGGGATCGCGCGTCTGGCTCTTCTGCAACGGTCGCTATGTCGTCGTCGAGCCCGACGGATCCACCTCCGAATGGGTCGATCTGCCGGCCGGTGTGTCCGTCGCCGACGTCGCGACCGACGGCACGCACGTGGTCATCGTGGGCTCGTCCTGGAACGGCACCGACCTCGACGTCGTCGCGACGCGCATCGCGCTGGACGGGACGATCCTCGACCCAACGCCGATCACGGTCGCGAGCGCGCCCGGGCCCCAGGACTCACCCTCGATCGCGTGGCTCGGATCGACGTTCTTCGTGACCTATACGGATCAGCGATATCCGGAGGGCCCGACCGACGTGCTCGGCACCCGGCTCTCGCCTGCGGGTGTCGTCGCGAGCCCCGACGGCGTGCCGCTCGCGGCCTCGATCTCGTTCGCAGAGACCTCCGCCATCGTCACCGCGGGCCCACCCGGTGATCACCTGCTCACGTTCCATCGCGCCTCGGGCGCGGGACACTTCGAGCTCCACGCCGTCCGGCTCGACGACACCGGCGCGTACGCGGGCCTCGCGATCCGCATCGACGCCGTCCCGGGGACGAGGCGGCCGGCGCGCGTCGGGAGCGAATGGCTGATTCCGTTCGTGCAGTCTCATCGCCTCGGGATGGTCGCGTTCGCGCCCGCGACCGGGACGTTCCGCTACGAGGCGCTCGCGAGCTTCTCCGGCGCGCAGTTCGACCCTTCGATCGCGAGCGACGGAACGCGCGCGCTCCTCGCGTGGCACGGCGAGACGAGCACCGCGCGCCTGACCGAGCAGTACGGCGATCTGCTCGTCCACGGCGCGCCCACGATGCGCGTCCCGCTGACGACGCGCGCGAGCGAGAGCCACGCCCGCGTCGATCTCGTGCCGGGCGGGACCGAGTACCTCGCGCGCTTCACGGAGGGCCGCGAGCCATACGGGCTGGCGCCCTACACCCGCGTCGTCTCGAGCGAAGGCACGCCGCTCGGCGCGCCGCAGTACCTCGACACAGCGCTCTCGGCCGGGCCGCTCGCGCCCGGTGGGGCCGGCGGCGCGTACGCCGTCGCCACGACGCCGTACGAGGGCGCGATCGCATTCCAGTTCCTCGACGCGACGGGAGCACCGATCGCCACGGGAACGACGCTGCCCGCCCTCTACTCGTCGACGGTCGTGCGGGACCTCGCGCGAGGCCCGTCCGGCGGCTACGTCGCCGTGGCCTCGTACTACGCGGGCGAGAGCGGCATCCACGCAGGTCGGTTCCGCGATGACGGCACGCCGGTCGACTCGGCGACGTTCTCGCTCACGCTCTCGAGCGCGAACGAGAGCGATCCCGCGATCGGCGCGTCGAGCGGCGGGTACCTCGCGGCATGGGTCGACACGCGAGACGGCGAACCGAACGTGTACGGCATCCGCCTCGACCCGAACGGCGAGGTGCTCGACCGTGCGTCGATCGCGATCGGCGTCGGCGCGGAGCGCGCGGCGGTGCCGCGCGTGTCGCGGTGTGGAGACGGATGGCTCGTCACCTGGACCTCGCGCTCCGGCACGTCCGACTCGAGCGTGCACTGGGCGTTCGTCTCGGGCGCGGGCGTCCCGGGGCCCGTCACGACCATCGCGACGGACGACTGGCGCAACCCCGTGCGCGACGTGATCGCAGGCTGGGGCGGCACGCGCGCGGTGGTGCTCTGGGCGCGCGGCGACGCGCACGGGACGACCGAGATCCGCGGCCGCGTGATCGACGCGACCGGCCAGACGATCGGCGCGGATTTCGTGGTCGCGCAGGAGCTCGTCACGCGCTTCGGGAGCCTGGTTTCGAACGGGAACGACGATCTCCAGCTCGCGTACCTTCGCACCGATCCGCGCGATCGCGTCGTGCGCTCGCACCTGCGGCGCATCAGCGTCGGCGACGCACTCGGGTCCGCGTGCACGTCGTCTCGCGAGTGCGGATCGGGGACCTGCGTCGACGGCGTGTGCTGCGTGTCGGGGTGCGGGGGCGGTGCGCCCGACTGCATGGCGTGCAGCGTCGCCGCCGGCGCGGCGGTGGACGGACTCTGCGGACCGGTCCGCGCGAGCACAGTGTGTCGCACCGCGAGCGGCGCGTGCGACGTCGCCGACGTATGCGACGGCACGTCGATCGCGTGCCCGGAGGATGCGCACGCCGAGGACGGCACGCCGTGTCTCGACGGCGACCTCTGCAACGGCGGGGAGCAATGTGCGGCGGGCGTGTGCCGGAGCGGTCACCCGATTCGCTGCGAGGACTTCGATCCGTGCACTCGGGACGCGTGTGATCCGGCCGTAGGCTGCTCCTGGGTGCCCGACCCCTCCTGCGGCGACGCCGGTGCGGACGCCGGCACCGACGCAGGGTCGGCCTCGACCGACGACGCGGGCACCGCGAGCGATGCGGGCGCGGACGATGGTGGCTCCGGCAACGATGGTGGTTCCGACGACGATGCTGGCGCGAGCGCGGGCTCGGATGCTGGCACCGATGCAGCGACGCACGGCGCAGACGGCAGCGCGCCGGCGACCGACGACGGTGGCGTGACGCCGGCGGACGCGGGCGGTGGCTGCGGTTGCCGGGTGCACACGGCGAATGGCTCTGCGAGCACCGGGCTCCTCCCGCTGGTGCTGGTGGCGGTCGCGCTCGCCCGTCGCCGCCGCGGTGGTGCGGCGCGCCGCTGA